Proteins encoded in a region of the Nocardia asteroides genome:
- a CDS encoding polyprenyl synthetase family protein yields the protein MPREIDSAVFPHLEADLDRVRDVLGPVRFEGRPELTALTDEGTDTSRRLVRPTLTLLSYYLLTDPATPADDRAVRAAAAVELLHLGSLYHDDVIDHAYQRRGRPSANAVWGSHMAVLAGDSVTTEGGRVLLELGRREGLAGSTASAHMCAGMVLEAADQYVASRSEQAYLESIDGKTAALLSLACRVGAMQAGRPEDREEALAVFGRQFGMAYQLYDDIFDLTSTAEEMGKPVNQDLPEGIYTLPVIRAAARDRDLARLLRSRMTGEQAARARELVVASGAVDEALARAEEFMDQAAGQLATLPVDPRARHAMTAYARSILDRRTPGPTVSRASTQPPQTHSEVVSAQAASWLRSWLVDTGLALTPTEAAYHRWTGGLRVPARTWAPAADAAREQTFAGMFTLALVWDDLFEDPQLTDPEAVTALRRGLVAMLHQDPQAPSRPGAIPTAWASLWPRLREGRGTRWQQRFLDNLEEWFEACEREAHQRINGDIPATADYLPLRKSTSGFETAIACLEAYQDREVPSMLRNHPVIRRLEELLFFVVFVENDLAGLDRDEADQVPYNLVRAIRHETGCARSEAVEQVQRQLAEQRAQLETVIRYIPALLRVLPGLSGQGKDYAEMYTNIVRGGLWGSQTDRYRKTADSAAPDLERLRREIYHPAAEPAQTAS from the coding sequence GTGCCACGTGAAATCGATTCGGCTGTGTTCCCGCATCTGGAGGCGGACCTCGACCGCGTCCGTGACGTTCTCGGACCCGTGCGGTTCGAGGGCAGGCCAGAGTTGACCGCACTCACCGACGAAGGGACCGACACCTCCCGCCGCCTGGTCCGCCCTACCTTGACGTTGCTGTCGTATTACCTGCTCACCGATCCTGCGACGCCCGCCGACGACCGGGCGGTGCGCGCCGCCGCCGCCGTGGAGTTGCTGCATCTGGGCTCGCTGTATCACGACGACGTCATCGATCACGCCTACCAGCGCCGCGGCCGGCCCAGCGCGAACGCGGTGTGGGGATCGCACATGGCCGTACTGGCTGGAGACTCCGTGACGACCGAGGGCGGGCGCGTACTGCTCGAACTCGGCCGACGTGAAGGGCTCGCGGGATCGACCGCGAGTGCGCACATGTGCGCGGGCATGGTGCTCGAGGCCGCCGACCAGTACGTGGCCTCCCGCAGCGAGCAGGCCTACCTGGAGTCGATCGACGGCAAAACGGCGGCGCTGCTGTCGCTGGCCTGCCGGGTGGGCGCGATGCAAGCCGGCCGCCCCGAGGATCGAGAAGAGGCGTTGGCGGTGTTCGGTCGACAGTTCGGGATGGCCTACCAGTTGTATGACGACATTTTCGATTTGACCTCGACCGCCGAAGAAATGGGCAAGCCGGTCAATCAGGATCTGCCCGAGGGCATCTACACCCTGCCCGTGATCCGCGCCGCAGCACGCGATCGGGACCTTGCCCGCCTGCTGCGCAGCAGAATGACCGGTGAGCAAGCCGCACGTGCCCGCGAACTCGTCGTCGCCTCCGGCGCCGTGGACGAAGCACTGGCGCGAGCCGAGGAATTCATGGACCAGGCTGCCGGTCAGCTCGCCACCCTGCCCGTCGACCCGCGCGCCCGTCACGCGATGACCGCCTACGCCCGGTCCATACTCGATCGGCGAACTCCTGGTCCCACGGTCTCCCGGGCCTCGACGCAGCCACCCCAGACCCACAGTGAGGTGGTCTCTGCGCAGGCCGCGTCATGGTTGCGGAGCTGGCTGGTGGACACCGGCCTGGCCCTGACACCGACCGAGGCCGCCTATCACCGGTGGACGGGAGGGCTCCGGGTCCCGGCACGGACCTGGGCCCCAGCAGCGGACGCGGCCCGTGAACAGACCTTCGCCGGCATGTTCACGCTGGCCCTTGTGTGGGACGACCTGTTCGAGGATCCGCAGCTGACCGACCCCGAAGCCGTCACCGCGCTGCGGCGTGGCCTGGTGGCCATGCTGCACCAAGACCCGCAGGCGCCGTCGCGGCCTGGAGCGATCCCGACGGCGTGGGCGAGTTTGTGGCCGCGCCTGCGCGAGGGCCGCGGCACCCGCTGGCAGCAGCGGTTCCTCGACAACCTCGAGGAGTGGTTCGAAGCCTGCGAACGCGAAGCGCACCAGCGCATCAACGGCGACATCCCCGCCACGGCCGACTATCTGCCGCTGCGGAAGTCGACCAGCGGGTTCGAAACCGCCATCGCCTGCCTAGAGGCATACCAGGACCGTGAGGTGCCGTCGATGCTGCGCAACCACCCCGTGATCCGCCGTCTCGAAGAACTGCTGTTCTTCGTGGTCTTCGTGGAGAACGATCTTGCGGGGCTGGATCGGGACGAAGCCGACCAAGTCCCCTACAACCTGGTCCGCGCGATCCGTCACGAGACCGGCTGTGCCCGCAGCGAAGCCGTCGAGCAGGTACAGCGCCAACTGGCCGAGCAACGCGCCCAACTCGAGACGGTGATCCGCTACATCCCCGCCCTGCTCCGGGTGCTTCCCGGCCTGTCCGGTCAGGGGAAGGACTATGCCGAGATGTACACAAACATAGTGAGAGGGGGGCTCTGGGGGAGCCAAACCGATCGGTACAGGAA
- a CDS encoding glycosyltransferase family 39 protein, with translation MNGTSAVPPKNPIEADIVPRTPRVRHELPSLALLLAATTIAYLCNLSANGWADEFYSAAVQAGSESWKAFFFGSSDSANSITAAKIPAALWPMELSVRVFGLNSWSILVPQVLFGTASVALLWAAVRRSFGPVAGLLAGFALAVTPVAALMFRFNNPDALLVFLEVAAAWALIRALDDGRTRWLVLCGAFIGFGFLTKQLQVMLVLPALALTYLVTGPPRLGKRIVQLLAAGVTMVAATAWWLLTVELWPARSRPWIGASQHNSVLELTLGFNGFDRLTGNDRRGVGTPGVEAVRRATAPSDTGIARLFEPAQGGQIAWLIPAALVTFVAGLLLCGRSPRTDRRRATLLLWGGWLVVSGLVFSYMAGIFHPYYTVTLAPAVAALVGIGAALAWQYRDRLSVRLSAALALGATTATAWLLWSRSADFAPWLRWAVLAAGLLAFVTVIVRDKPGVVVAAAAALTAFAGPVAYTVHTIATPHHGTNPIAGPVVAAPTGGGVTPASIAFFLEPSTPSSEVVRLLRRDGTGHRWAGAAIGSMNAAGYQLAAQLPIMPIGGFNGRDPSPTLEQFKRYAAQGEIRYFIITPNGRERETGANAHITEWIQDHYSPTIVDSVTLYDLSIPARQKN, from the coding sequence ATGAACGGGACCAGCGCAGTGCCGCCGAAAAATCCGATCGAAGCGGACATCGTGCCGAGAACGCCTCGTGTTCGACACGAATTGCCGAGTTTGGCACTGCTGCTGGCGGCCACCACGATCGCCTACCTGTGCAATCTCAGCGCCAACGGGTGGGCCGACGAGTTCTATTCGGCTGCCGTGCAGGCTGGTTCGGAGTCGTGGAAGGCATTCTTCTTCGGGTCCTCCGACTCCGCGAACTCGATCACCGCCGCCAAAATACCCGCGGCACTATGGCCGATGGAACTGTCGGTGCGGGTGTTCGGGTTGAACAGCTGGAGCATTCTGGTGCCGCAGGTATTGTTCGGTACCGCGTCGGTGGCTCTGCTCTGGGCGGCGGTACGCAGGTCCTTCGGGCCGGTCGCCGGGTTGCTCGCCGGATTCGCGCTCGCGGTGACACCAGTGGCCGCACTGATGTTCCGGTTCAACAATCCGGATGCCCTGTTGGTGTTCTTGGAGGTCGCCGCGGCGTGGGCGCTGATACGAGCGCTCGACGACGGACGTACCCGATGGCTGGTCCTCTGTGGTGCTTTCATCGGATTCGGTTTTCTCACAAAGCAATTGCAGGTAATGCTGGTGTTGCCCGCCCTGGCCCTGACCTATCTCGTCACCGGTCCGCCCCGCCTCGGCAAGCGCATCGTCCAACTGCTGGCGGCCGGCGTTACCATGGTCGCGGCAACTGCCTGGTGGCTACTCACGGTGGAACTCTGGCCGGCCAGGTCGCGGCCGTGGATTGGCGCCTCGCAGCATAATTCCGTGCTCGAATTGACTCTCGGCTTCAACGGATTCGACCGGCTGACGGGAAACGACCGGCGCGGCGTCGGCACGCCGGGAGTCGAAGCGGTCCGCCGCGCGACCGCACCCAGCGATACGGGCATCGCCCGGCTCTTCGAACCAGCGCAGGGTGGCCAGATCGCGTGGCTCATCCCAGCGGCGCTGGTCACCTTCGTGGCAGGACTCTTGTTGTGCGGCAGATCCCCTCGCACCGATCGCCGGCGAGCAACGCTGCTCCTCTGGGGTGGCTGGCTGGTGGTCTCCGGGCTGGTGTTCAGTTATATGGCAGGCATATTTCACCCCTACTACACGGTGACCCTCGCTCCGGCGGTCGCCGCTCTGGTCGGCATAGGCGCCGCCCTCGCCTGGCAATACCGTGACCGACTGTCGGTGCGCCTTTCCGCGGCCCTCGCGCTGGGAGCTACCACGGCGACCGCGTGGCTGCTATGGAGTCGCAGTGCGGATTTCGCGCCATGGCTGCGTTGGGCGGTGCTGGCAGCCGGATTGCTCGCCTTCGTCACCGTGATAGTCCGTGACAAACCCGGCGTCGTTGTTGCGGCTGCCGCCGCGCTGACCGCATTCGCGGGACCGGTCGCGTACACTGTGCACACCATCGCGACCCCGCACCACGGGACAAATCCCATCGCGGGACCGGTAGTCGCCGCACCTACCGGCGGCGGCGTGACTCCGGCGTCGATCGCGTTCTTCCTCGAGCCCTCCACACCGAGTTCTGAAGTGGTTCGTCTATTGCGGCGCGACGGTACCGGTCACCGCTGGGCCGGCGCGGCAATCGGATCGATGAACGCGGCCGGATACCAACTTGCCGCCCAGCTGCCTATCATGCCCATCGGCGGCTTCAACGGCCGCGATCCGTCTCCGACGCTCGAACAGTTCAAAAGATACGCCGCGCAGGGCGAGATACGCTATTTCATCATCACACCGAACGGGCGAGAGCGCGAGACCGGAGCAAACGCACATATCACCGAATGGATCCAGGACCACTACTCTCCCACGATCGTGGACAGCGTCACTCTCTATGACCTGTCGATCCCAGCCAGACAGAAGAATTGA